A window from Staphylococcus succinus encodes these proteins:
- a CDS encoding alpha/beta hydrolase, giving the protein MNNKVVLESAAQKFSEANKPHPRIYELDPHEGRNLLEEVQSSSVDKYNVDIEDTTFSTENWGTIPVRFIRPRENKEKLPVIYYIHGAGWVFGSAKTHDKLVRELAVRTNSVVVFPEYTLSPEAKYPTAIEQNYDVLQQLKNVSEEQNFDINKLTVAGDSVGGNMATVMTIMTKQRAGLPINQQLLYYPVTNAEFDTESYNQFAENYYLTKEGMQWFWNQYTTDSKERAEITASPLRASIENLKGLPPAMILNAEADVLRDEGEAYANKLREAGVEIAQIRFQGTIHDFVMVNDLDQTNATREAMDISTSWINKKNNH; this is encoded by the coding sequence ATGAATAATAAAGTAGTTTTAGAATCAGCTGCACAAAAATTTAGTGAAGCCAATAAGCCTCATCCACGCATCTATGAATTAGATCCTCATGAGGGCCGTAATTTACTTGAGGAAGTTCAATCTTCTTCCGTTGATAAGTATAATGTAGATATTGAAGATACAACTTTTTCAACAGAAAACTGGGGAACTATACCAGTACGTTTCATTCGCCCAAGAGAGAATAAGGAAAAGCTTCCAGTAATATACTATATACATGGCGCTGGTTGGGTATTTGGTAGTGCAAAAACACATGACAAATTAGTAAGAGAATTGGCTGTAAGAACAAATTCTGTAGTGGTCTTTCCAGAATATACACTATCCCCCGAGGCTAAATACCCAACAGCAATTGAACAAAATTATGATGTGTTGCAACAATTAAAAAATGTATCTGAAGAGCAAAATTTTGATATCAACAAGTTAACAGTTGCTGGTGATTCCGTTGGGGGTAATATGGCTACTGTGATGACTATAATGACTAAACAACGCGCTGGGTTACCAATAAACCAACAATTATTATACTATCCTGTTACAAATGCAGAATTTGATACAGAATCATATAATCAATTTGCAGAAAATTACTACCTTACTAAAGAAGGTATGCAATGGTTTTGGAATCAGTATACAACGGATTCTAAAGAAAGAGCAGAAATCACTGCATCTCCGCTACGTGCTTCTATTGAAAACCTTAAGGGATTACCTCCTGCTATGATTTTAAATGCAGAAGCTGATGTATTACGCGACGAAGGCGAAGCCTATGCCAATAAATTAAGAGAAGCTGGGGTTGAAATTGCTCAAATACGTTTCCAAGGAACCATTCATGATTTTGTTATGGTGAATGACTTGGATCAAACCAACGCCACCCGTGAAGCTATGGACATTTCAACATCTTGGATTAATAAGAAAAATAACCATTAA
- a CDS encoding NAD-dependent epimerase/dehydratase family protein — translation MQTILGSNGQIGQEIAKEIYNKYTKNIRLVSRNPQKIHDTDELVPADLMKYDDTYKAIEGSNIVYFAVGLPADSEMWERRFPTILANIIKACQETNSKLAFFDNTYMYEKNSNIQVENSPFIPVGRKSQVRADMADMLLEAMKDQTIDAVIGRAPEFYGPDLTQSITNAMVFNRVKNGKRAIVPLSDSVLRTLIWTPDASRALVLLGNTPDVYGETWHLPTDSSITYRTLIDKVEKIIGKKVSYTVIPMWVFKVGSLFNKQVKELMELLPRYKSDNIFNSNKFKEHFPDFEITTFEEGINKVFSQK, via the coding sequence GTGCAAACAATATTAGGTAGTAATGGTCAAATAGGACAAGAAATTGCAAAAGAAATTTATAATAAATATACTAAAAACATACGCTTAGTAAGTAGAAATCCTCAGAAAATTCATGATACTGATGAATTAGTCCCAGCTGATTTAATGAAATATGATGACACTTATAAAGCTATTGAGGGTAGTAATATCGTTTACTTTGCTGTTGGTTTACCGGCTGATTCAGAAATGTGGGAACGACGATTTCCAACGATTCTGGCTAATATCATCAAAGCTTGTCAAGAAACAAATAGTAAATTAGCTTTTTTTGACAATACTTATATGTATGAAAAGAACTCTAACATTCAAGTTGAAAACAGTCCATTCATACCTGTAGGACGCAAATCACAAGTGCGTGCAGACATGGCTGACATGTTATTGGAAGCTATGAAGGATCAAACAATTGATGCAGTCATTGGACGTGCACCAGAATTTTATGGGCCAGATTTGACTCAAAGTATTACAAACGCTATGGTCTTTAATCGTGTTAAAAATGGTAAACGAGCAATTGTTCCATTAAGTGATTCTGTTTTGCGTACACTTATTTGGACGCCTGATGCTAGTCGCGCATTAGTATTACTTGGTAATACACCTGATGTTTATGGAGAAACATGGCATTTACCTACAGATTCCAGTATTACTTATAGAACCCTTATAGATAAAGTTGAGAAGATTATCGGTAAAAAAGTCAGCTATACTGTGATTCCAATGTGGGTGTTTAAAGTAGGCAGTTTATTCAACAAACAAGTTAAAGAACTTATGGAACTTCTACCTCGTTATAAATCTGATAATATATTTAATTCTAATAAATTTAAAGAACACTTTCCCGATTTTGAAATCACAACATTTGAAGAAGGCATCAACAAAGTATTTTCCCAAAAATAG
- a CDS encoding type 1 glutamine amidotransferase domain-containing protein yields MKKIMIVNTSTGYFGESDKPTGLWLGELVHFYDYFDIDGYQIDLFNIKGGNTPIDPVSLNTFMLDCITKKYYKDEKFMELLKNSKSINYANPKEYDVLYFTGGHGVMFDFPDNQYIQAAINEVYNHGGVVAAVCHGIAALLNVKNETGRFFIDNKLITGFSNTEEVLANRKKNVPFMLENHLKEHGANYSKSKIPFRPYVKTTNRLVTGQNPQSPKQVAQAVSNLLR; encoded by the coding sequence ATGAAAAAAATAATGATTGTAAATACAAGTACTGGTTATTTTGGAGAAAGTGACAAACCTACAGGTTTATGGTTAGGTGAGCTTGTTCATTTTTATGATTACTTTGATATTGATGGCTATCAAATTGATTTATTCAATATTAAAGGTGGCAATACACCAATTGATCCAGTAAGCTTAAACACATTTATGTTGGATTGTATAACCAAAAAGTATTATAAAGATGAAAAATTTATGGAGTTGTTAAAAAATTCCAAATCTATAAATTATGCAAATCCTAAAGAATATGATGTGCTTTATTTTACCGGTGGTCACGGTGTTATGTTTGATTTTCCTGACAACCAATATATACAAGCAGCAATAAATGAAGTATACAATCACGGTGGTGTAGTTGCTGCCGTATGCCATGGAATTGCAGCTTTATTAAATGTAAAAAATGAAACAGGAAGGTTCTTTATTGATAACAAGTTAATCACTGGTTTTTCAAATACAGAAGAAGTTTTAGCTAATCGCAAGAAGAATGTTCCATTTATGTTGGAAAACCACCTAAAAGAACATGGTGCAAATTATAGTAAATCAAAAATACCATTTAGACCTTATGTAAAAACTACTAATCGACTAGTTACAGGGCAAAACCCCCAGTCACCAAAACAAGTAGCGCAAGCTGTATCAAATTTGTTGAGATAA
- a CDS encoding amidohydrolase, which yields MKISKIINANILDMIDNKPYLATLYLKEGYIDQIVTQDSIVKDNEALDLEQKWIAPGFIDTHSHPTAYGTTKTMVDCSANKISNIDELIQQFKVQKENLYKKGWVMGFGYNEKSLEEQRHPNRFDLDKISEDVAICVMHYSGHMATVNTKALEYMGVSLDDPDPEGGYYERDQHGKVNGVLIELPATAKLQRALPEAKPEDTIYTMNLAVDDYVRSGITSTSDLLIGSRGYIDYEGVLKFLESPQRIRTRWMLSHELLEQNHNLKNIHANEIEEKLNNISNGMGHLGGVKCFSDGSIQLQTASIRNKYLDGSEAPSPLMDNNKLIDTFKHFQKLGFNIVTHANGDFAAKSVIEAYKATADYKKTPLLNRIEHLQTVTQDDIKEMTENNIGGSFFINHVYYFGDLHRDVFLGEEKAQNLDPLRWAEDAHMTFTIHTDAPVTPISPLESIQIAVNRITKNGKVLGENQRLTRSEAYKKMTIDAAKLNNTYAYEGSIQKGNVADFVILNQNPLDTQVVLNDSLIEMTICNSEVVYSI from the coding sequence ATGAAAATTTCAAAAATAATTAACGCCAATATTTTAGATATGATAGATAATAAGCCTTATCTTGCTACGTTATATTTAAAAGAGGGATATATTGACCAAATTGTTACTCAAGATTCAATTGTAAAAGATAATGAAGCACTTGATTTAGAACAGAAATGGATTGCGCCTGGTTTTATTGATACACATAGTCATCCAACAGCATATGGTACTACAAAAACAATGGTAGATTGTTCTGCAAATAAAATTTCGAATATAGATGAGTTAATTCAGCAATTCAAAGTACAAAAAGAAAATTTGTACAAAAAAGGTTGGGTTATGGGATTCGGTTATAATGAAAAATCATTAGAAGAACAAAGACATCCTAATCGCTTTGATTTAGATAAAATTTCAGAAGATGTTGCTATATGCGTAATGCACTATTCGGGGCATATGGCTACTGTTAATACAAAAGCTTTAGAGTATATGGGAGTTAGTTTGGATGACCCAGATCCTGAGGGTGGCTACTATGAGCGTGACCAACATGGCAAGGTTAATGGCGTTTTAATTGAATTACCTGCAACTGCAAAATTACAACGTGCTTTACCTGAGGCTAAACCAGAAGATACTATCTATACAATGAATTTAGCTGTAGATGACTATGTTAGAAGTGGTATAACTAGTACATCTGATTTATTAATTGGTAGTAGAGGATATATAGATTATGAGGGAGTGCTTAAATTTTTGGAGTCTCCTCAGAGAATTCGCACACGTTGGATGTTAAGTCATGAGTTATTAGAGCAAAATCACAATTTAAAAAATATTCATGCTAACGAAATTGAAGAAAAGTTAAATAATATAAGTAATGGTATGGGACATTTAGGAGGCGTTAAATGTTTTAGTGATGGTTCTATACAATTACAAACTGCATCAATCCGTAATAAGTATTTAGATGGCAGTGAAGCACCTAGTCCATTAATGGATAACAACAAATTAATTGATACATTTAAGCATTTTCAAAAGCTAGGTTTTAATATCGTGACGCATGCTAATGGAGACTTTGCTGCTAAGTCAGTTATTGAAGCTTATAAAGCTACAGCTGATTATAAAAAAACACCTTTATTAAATCGTATTGAACATCTACAAACAGTCACACAGGATGATATTAAAGAAATGACTGAAAATAACATTGGTGGTTCTTTCTTTATCAACCATGTATATTATTTTGGAGATTTACACCGTGATGTATTTTTAGGTGAAGAGAAAGCACAAAATTTAGATCCATTAAGATGGGCTGAAGATGCGCATATGACGTTTACGATTCATACAGATGCACCTGTTACACCTATTTCTCCTTTAGAATCAATTCAAATTGCAGTTAATAGGATCACAAAAAATGGGAAAGTTTTAGGCGAAAATCAACGTTTAACACGTAGTGAAGCATATAAAAAAATGACTATAGATGCTGCTAAATTGAATAATACTTATGCCTATGAAGGGTCTATCCAAAAAGGCAATGTAGCTGATTTTGTAATTTTAAATCAAAACCCACTTGATACCCAAGTAGTATTGAATGACAGTTTGATTGAAATGACTATATGCAATAGTGAAGTTGTATATTCTATTTAA
- a CDS encoding general stress protein yields the protein MKPVVKKYVNDEELEIEINTLKDQSISPKDIYILSHDSDRTSRIVRNTEVTGINYNSYETQENYEKQGDELRYKLKSLGITQEESEKYEEEMDQGKVLLIVTDERVKGEL from the coding sequence ATGAAACCTGTCGTTAAGAAATATGTAAATGATGAAGAATTGGAAATAGAGATAAATACTTTAAAAGACCAAAGTATAAGCCCTAAAGATATATACATTTTATCGCATGATTCTGATCGTACCAGTCGCATAGTAAGAAATACGGAAGTAACAGGGATTAACTATAATAGTTATGAAACTCAAGAAAATTATGAGAAGCAAGGTGATGAATTAAGATATAAATTGAAATCTCTAGGTATTACACAAGAAGAATCTGAAAAATATGAAGAAGAAATGGATCAAGGGAAGGTACTATTGATTGTTACAGACGAACGAGTAAAAGGTGAATTATAA
- the ldmS gene encoding L-aspartate--L-methionine ligase LdmS: protein MKNKQRIEPILTLSDLYGTDIVYTSRPSYASNPWLAIAEHQCNFSTGRELIISGQIPVIVHKASVTNKLITLFNAVGIEKPTNILKFEDQTTYEQLIKKLAYENGKKIYFQFAHESDFLENVHYALDKDVLIALNNKSRLPEWTGHKYLPKRESVTVENFEKSLSNWEFPFVLKPGGDFPTAGGYGVMICHNNKELIKAKQAISKASHMTNTLIIEQKIEAIANYSVQYAYSKKEGIRYLGATEQLTDQYGYYKGNHNAHDVPDKVIQAGREIMENGAKNGYFGIAGFDFLVDTNHDIYAIDLNFRQNGSTSMLLLDSFFQDGYHKFYNYISSGDNERFFKIILKYVQKGVLFPIAYYDGDWFSSKTVKSRFCGVWHGSNKNDIERIEQEFSKDLQSK, encoded by the coding sequence ATGAAGAACAAACAACGAATAGAACCTATTTTAACACTCAGCGACCTGTATGGAACTGATATTGTTTATACATCTAGACCATCATATGCTTCAAATCCTTGGTTAGCAATTGCAGAACATCAATGCAATTTTTCAACAGGTAGAGAACTAATTATCTCAGGTCAAATACCTGTCATAGTCCATAAAGCAAGCGTGACAAATAAATTAATTACTCTCTTTAACGCTGTCGGAATAGAAAAACCCACTAATATATTAAAATTTGAAGATCAGACTACTTATGAACAATTAATTAAAAAATTAGCGTATGAAAATGGTAAAAAAATTTATTTTCAGTTTGCTCATGAATCTGATTTTTTAGAAAACGTGCACTATGCTCTAGATAAAGATGTCCTTATTGCTTTGAATAATAAATCACGCCTTCCCGAATGGACAGGACATAAATATTTACCTAAAAGAGAAAGTGTCACGGTAGAGAATTTCGAGAAATCGCTTTCTAATTGGGAATTTCCATTTGTATTAAAACCAGGTGGCGATTTTCCTACAGCTGGAGGGTATGGCGTGATGATTTGCCATAATAATAAAGAGTTGATAAAAGCGAAACAAGCCATTTCAAAGGCAAGCCATATGACTAACACACTAATTATTGAACAAAAAATAGAAGCAATAGCTAATTATTCTGTGCAATACGCATACTCCAAAAAAGAAGGCATACGTTATTTAGGCGCAACTGAACAATTGACAGACCAATACGGATATTATAAAGGTAACCATAATGCCCATGATGTTCCTGATAAAGTTATACAAGCAGGTAGAGAAATCATGGAAAACGGTGCAAAAAACGGCTATTTTGGTATCGCAGGATTTGATTTTCTCGTCGATACAAACCATGACATATATGCCATTGATTTAAATTTTAGACAAAACGGTTCAACAAGTATGTTGCTTTTAGATTCTTTTTTTCAAGATGGTTACCATAAGTTTTATAATTATATTTCGTCCGGTGATAATGAACGTTTTTTCAAAATAATTTTAAAATATGTTCAAAAAGGGGTGTTATTCCCAATCGCCTATTATGATGGCGATTGGTTTAGTAGCAAAACAGTTAAATCAAGATTCTGTGGCGTTTGGCACGGCAGTAATAAAAATGATATAGAACGTATAGAACAGGAATTTTCAAAAGATCTCCAGTCGAAATAA
- the fabF gene encoding beta-ketoacyl-ACP synthase II yields the protein MNKKQRVVVTGIGALTPIGNDAETSWTNALKGVNGIDKITRFNTQPYNVHIAGELKDFNIENYISKKESRRMDRFTQYAVVAAREAVKDSKLHINEDTANNIGVWIGSGMGGVETFENAHSTLKYKGVKRVSPFFIPMLIPDMATGQVSIDLGTKGPNGATITACATGTNSIGEAFKIIQRGDAEAMITGGAEAPITEIGIAGFSASHALSINNDAESACRPFQQERDGFIMGEGSGILVLESLKSAQSRNAKVYAEVVGYGSTGDGYHITAPAIEGEGGARAIQAAIEDAQIESKEIQYLNAHGTSTPLGDFTEVQAIKKVFGDDFKSLKVSSTKSMTGHSFGATGAIEAIFSILSIKDSKVPPTINATNPDLDCDLNLIANEYENLDVTYAMSNSLGFGGHNAVLLFKKYNEK from the coding sequence ATGAATAAAAAACAACGTGTAGTAGTTACAGGTATTGGTGCCCTTACGCCTATAGGTAATGATGCTGAGACCTCTTGGACAAATGCATTAAAAGGAGTTAATGGTATTGATAAGATAACTCGATTTAATACCCAACCGTATAATGTACATATAGCTGGTGAATTGAAAGATTTTAATATAGAAAATTATATATCTAAGAAAGAGTCTAGGCGTATGGATCGCTTTACACAATATGCAGTGGTAGCAGCTAGAGAAGCTGTTAAAGATTCCAAGTTACATATTAATGAAGATACTGCAAATAATATAGGCGTATGGATTGGTTCTGGTATGGGTGGTGTAGAAACTTTTGAGAATGCACACAGTACTTTAAAGTATAAAGGCGTAAAGCGTGTGAGTCCGTTTTTTATACCCATGCTTATACCTGATATGGCAACAGGTCAAGTTTCAATTGATTTAGGTACCAAAGGACCAAACGGTGCTACTATCACTGCGTGTGCTACAGGTACAAATTCTATAGGTGAAGCATTTAAAATTATTCAACGTGGTGATGCTGAAGCTATGATCACAGGTGGAGCAGAAGCACCAATTACCGAAATTGGCATTGCTGGTTTTAGTGCAAGTCATGCTTTATCCATAAATAATGATGCTGAAAGTGCATGCCGTCCATTTCAGCAAGAAAGAGACGGGTTTATTATGGGAGAAGGATCAGGAATTTTAGTTCTTGAATCTTTAAAATCAGCACAATCAAGAAATGCTAAAGTCTATGCAGAAGTGGTTGGTTATGGTTCAACTGGCGATGGTTATCACATTACTGCTCCAGCTATTGAAGGAGAAGGAGGGGCACGTGCAATACAAGCAGCAATAGAAGATGCACAAATAGAATCTAAAGAGATTCAATACTTAAATGCGCACGGTACAAGTACACCATTAGGAGATTTTACGGAAGTGCAAGCGATAAAGAAAGTTTTCGGTGATGATTTTAAATCTTTAAAAGTAAGTTCTACTAAGTCGATGACGGGACATTCATTTGGAGCGACTGGAGCTATAGAAGCGATATTTTCTATTTTATCTATTAAAGATAGTAAAGTTCCTCCAACTATTAATGCTACAAACCCTGATCTAGATTGTGATCTTAACTTGATAGCTAATGAATATGAAAATTTAGACGTAACGTATGCAATGAGTAACAGTCTTGGTTTTGGTGGACATAATGCTGTCTTGTTATTTAAAAAATATAATGAAAAATAG
- a CDS encoding universal stress protein — MFKNILLPYDFENDFSSVPSYLEKIVGKGSTVTIYHVVTDNNFAMNLQDYIEHKNNLIREKEEMLSPFLHELDKKEIQYNVEIEFGVIKDTILEKINNDDVDLVIMSNHRVNLNIKHILGDVTHKIAKRSPVPVMIIK; from the coding sequence ATGTTTAAAAATATATTATTACCTTATGATTTTGAAAATGATTTTAGTTCTGTTCCAAGTTATTTAGAAAAAATAGTAGGTAAAGGTTCAACTGTTACTATTTATCATGTTGTTACAGATAATAATTTCGCAATGAATTTACAAGATTATATTGAACATAAAAATAATCTTATCAGAGAGAAAGAAGAAATGCTCTCTCCATTTTTACATGAATTGGATAAAAAAGAGATTCAATATAATGTAGAAATAGAATTTGGAGTTATTAAAGATACAATATTAGAAAAAATTAATAACGACGATGTTGACTTAGTAATTATGAGTAATCACAGAGTTAACTTAAATATTAAGCATATTTTAGGAGATGTGACACATAAAATTGCTAAAAGAAGCCCTGTTCCAGTGATGATTATTAAGTAA
- a CDS encoding tripartite tricarboxylate transporter permease, producing the protein MGIDTGSFLEGLTTAFHPMNLLWVLIGGFLGTVVGMLPGLGPATAVAVLIPVTFGMEPVSALILMVSIYYGAMYGGSRSSILLNTPGDGSAIAATFDGYPMTKKGEAGKALTISAVASLIGGIVAVIGFIILAKPLSDFALKFGPQEYFLLFLFTLSAIVTLSSGKMIKGFIATSIGLIISTVGVDLQTSIYRFTFDLPHLSEGINFLVVIIGVYAVAEVLYNYLHLHALKPPKAEVGSMKLSKEDWKKTRGAMFRQSPIGFLIGVLPGAGGSIAAMLSYSTEKQISKNGKNFGKGEIEGVAAPEASNNAAAVGALIPLLTMGVPGSGTTAVILGAVVMLGLQPGPLLFANEPETIWTLVNSMFIGNIFLVILNIALIGLLLKILRTPPKVLYPIILVLAFIGTYTLGYSITDFYILIVFGIIGLIMKLLDFPLAPLILAAIIGSDMEQNFRKSLIVSNNNVVDIFLGSPLSIVLTLMTIIALFYPLIIKGFKKMKVKN; encoded by the coding sequence ATGGGAATTGATACAGGCAGCTTTTTAGAAGGGTTAACCACTGCGTTTCATCCAATGAACCTTTTATGGGTTCTTATTGGTGGTTTCCTTGGTACTGTGGTAGGTATGCTACCTGGATTAGGGCCTGCGACTGCGGTGGCAGTACTCATACCTGTAACATTTGGCATGGAGCCAGTCAGTGCGTTAATTTTAATGGTTTCAATTTATTATGGTGCCATGTATGGTGGTTCAAGAAGTTCAATTTTACTTAATACACCAGGTGATGGATCAGCGATTGCGGCAACATTCGATGGTTATCCAATGACTAAAAAAGGAGAGGCTGGTAAAGCGCTAACAATATCAGCGGTTGCTTCATTAATTGGAGGTATTGTAGCTGTTATCGGTTTTATCATTTTAGCTAAACCGTTATCTGATTTTGCTTTGAAATTTGGCCCGCAAGAATATTTTTTATTATTCTTATTTACACTTTCAGCTATTGTTACTTTATCATCTGGTAAGATGATAAAAGGTTTTATTGCTACAAGTATTGGCTTAATTATTAGTACTGTAGGTGTGGATCTACAAACGAGTATTTATCGCTTTACATTTGATTTACCCCACTTAAGTGAAGGTATTAATTTCTTAGTCGTTATTATTGGAGTGTATGCCGTAGCAGAAGTACTATATAACTATTTGCACTTACACGCATTGAAACCACCTAAAGCGGAGGTAGGTTCGATGAAGCTATCTAAAGAAGATTGGAAAAAAACACGAGGAGCTATGTTTAGGCAAAGTCCTATTGGCTTTCTGATTGGTGTATTACCAGGCGCAGGTGGTTCTATTGCGGCAATGTTAAGCTATTCTACGGAAAAACAGATATCTAAAAATGGCAAGAATTTTGGAAAAGGTGAAATAGAAGGGGTAGCTGCACCAGAAGCTTCTAATAATGCGGCTGCAGTAGGTGCTTTAATTCCATTATTAACGATGGGTGTGCCAGGGTCAGGAACAACAGCTGTTATTTTAGGTGCGGTCGTCATGTTAGGTTTACAACCTGGTCCATTATTATTCGCAAATGAACCTGAAACGATTTGGACACTCGTTAACAGTATGTTTATCGGTAATATATTTTTAGTCATTTTGAATATTGCTTTAATAGGATTACTATTGAAAATATTACGAACACCACCAAAAGTGTTATATCCAATTATATTGGTATTGGCATTTATTGGTACATATACATTAGGTTATAGTATTACTGATTTCTATATTCTAATTGTTTTTGGTATTATTGGTTTAATTATGAAGTTATTGGATTTCCCACTAGCACCTTTGATTTTGGCAGCAATCATAGGTTCAGATATGGAACAAAACTTTCGTAAAAGTTTAATAGTTAGTAATAATAATGTAGTAGATATATTTTTAGGGTCACCACTAAGTATTGTTTTAACATTAATGACAATTATAGCATTATTTTATCCACTGATTATTAAAGGTTTTAAAAAGATGAAGGTAAAAAATTAG